TCGAGCGGTCGCGCGGCCGCACTGGTCCATTTCGTCGGCCGGGTCGGCGCCGACGAAGCCGCGGCACTGCGCGAGGCGCTGGCCGAACTCGACGCCGTGCAGCATCGGCAGACCCCTGCGGAATCCCCACCCGACAACTAGTCTGATCGTGATGAACGCGAGCCCACCGTGAACGCGGCCGCCCCGGTCTTCGCGGCCCTGGCTTTGCTGCTGGCCGGGCCGATACCGGCCGTACTGGCCAAGGCCACCTGGACCGCACGGGTGCCGCGGGCCGCCCTGGTGCTCTGGCAGGCGATCGCCCTCGCCGCCGTCCTGGCTGCCTTCGGCTCCGGACTCGCAATCGCCAGCCGACTGCTGGTGGTCGGGCCGGACGGACGGCCGACCGCCGAACCGCTGCGCGAGATCGACGCGCTGGGCATGCCACTGTGGCTCTGCTACGTCGCGGTGTTGATGCTCACGTTGCTGATCGGGGCGCGCCTGATGTTCGCGGTCGTGCGGGTTGCGATACGGACCCGCCGCCGCCGCGCTCGCCATCGCATGCTGGTCGACCTGCTCGATCACTCCGAGCACGGCCGCGACAGTATCTCCGCCGGCAACATCCGGGTGCTCGATACGCCCGAGCCGATCGCCTACTGCGTGCCCGGCCGGCGCGGGCGGGTCGTGCTCAGCGCCGGCACCCTGGACCGGCTGGCCGACGGCGAGATCCGAGCGATCCTCGGCCACGAGCGCGCCCACCTGCGCGCCCGGCACGATCTGGTGCTGGAGGCGTTCACCGCCGTCCACGAGGCGTTCCCCCGGGTGGTCCGCAGCGAGTCGGCGCTGGACTCGGTACGCCTGCTGGTGGAGTTGCTCGCCGATGACGCGGCGGTGCGGGTGAGCGGTCCGCGGCCGCTCGCCCGCGCACTCGTCGCCTGTGCCGGCGCGCGAACTCCGCAGGGCGCACTGGCCGCGGGCGGACCTACCACCCTGGTCCGGATTCGCCGGCTGAGCGGACCTACCCACGGCGGCCGCGGCCTGGCGGCTGCGGTATACCTGAGCGCGGCGGCGATCCTGGTGGTCCCGACCCTGGCGGTCGCGCTGCCCTGGCTGGCCGAGCTGAACCGGCTGTTCCGCATCTGACCGGAGCCCGCTCATCGGCCGTTAGCATGCCAAGCGTGCATTTTCTGTCCGGCCCGCCACCGTACGACCTCACCTACGACGACGTCTTCCTGGTACCCCGACCCACCGAGGTCACCTCGCGGTTCGACGTCGACCTGGCGAGCGCGGACGGTACCGGCACCACCATCCCGATCGTGGTGGCGAACATGACCGCGGTGGCCGGGCGGCGGATGGCCGAGACGATCGCCCGCCGGGGCGGCATCGTGATACTACCCCAAGACCTTCCGATCGGTGCCGTCGCCGACACGGTGGCGTTCGTCAAGTCCCGCGACCTGGTGGCCGACACCCCGGTGACGCTCGGCCCGGACGATTCGGTCTCCGACGCGTCGGCACTGATGCACAAACGGTCGCACGGTGCGGTCGTCATCGTGGCCGACGGCCGACCGATCGGGCTGGCGACCGCGGCCGACTGCGCCGACGTCGATCGATTCACCCGGTTGTCGGCCGTGCTGACCACCGAGATGCTCACCGTCGCACTGTCCACGCCGCCCCGTGCGGTCTTCGAACTGTTGGATGCCGCGCACGCCCGCCTTGCCGTGCTCACCGTCGACGGCGTGCTCGCCGGGGTGCTCACCCGGGTCGGTGCGGTTCGGGCCGGGATCTACCGGCCGGCGGTCGACGCCGCCGGCCGGCTTCGGATCGCGGCCGCAGTCGGGATCAACGGCGACGTGCCCGCGAAGGCGAAGGCGCTGGTGGACGCCGGGGTCGACGTACTGGTGGTGGACACGGCACACGGACACCAGGCCAAGATGGCAGAGGCGCTGGCCGCGGTGCGCGCGCTGGATCTGGGGGTGCCACTGGTCGCCGGCAACGTGGTGACCGCCGCCGGCACCCGGGATCTGCTCGCTGCGGGCGCCGACATCGTCAAGGTCGGCGTCGGACCGGGCGCGATGTGCACCACCCGGATGATGACCGGCGTCGGTAGGCCGCAGTTTTCCGCCGTCGCCGAATGCGCCGAAGCGGCCCGCGAGGCCGGCGGGCACGTGTGGGCCGACGGCGGAATTCGGCACCCCAGGGACGTGGCGCTCGCGCTGGCCGCCGGCGCCGACAACGTGATGATCGGCTCCTGGTTTGCCGGCACCTACGAATCTCCGGGCGACCTGCGCTTCGACCAGAACGGGAACCCGTACAAGGAGAGCTTCGGGATGGCGTCCAAGCGAGCGGTGGCCGCCCGCACCGCAGCGGACAGCAGCTACGACCGGGCACGCAAGTCTTTATTCGAAGAGGGCATCTCGTCGTCCCGGATGCAGCTGGACCCGGATCGACCCGGGGTGGAGGACCTGCTCGATCACATCTGCAGTGGTGTGCGTAGCGCCTGCACCTACGCGGGCGCGCGCAACCTGGCCCAGCTACACGAACGCGCGCTGATCGGCGTCCAGTCGGCCGCCGGCTTCGCCGAGGGCCGGCCGCTGCCGGGCGGATGGTGACCGACCGTCGGCATGCCGACCGGCTACTGCAGCGAGCCGGTAGACTCGGGCTGATCGGACAACCGCCCACTTCGACCAAAGGGACCCAGGAACGCATGGCACCTGCCGCCGGCACCAGGTCGACGGGCTCGGTCGGCGCCCACCCCGATCATCGCGCCTATCCCGCTCGTCGCCCGCAGTGAGCGTTGCACTCACCATCGTCGCACTGGTCGGTTTCGTCGGGCTGACCGCGGGAACTGCATTGTTCGTCGCCGCCGAGTTCTCGCTGACCGCGCTCGAACGCAGCGTCGTGGAAGCGCATGCCCGCGACGGCGACCGGCGGGCCCGATTGGTGCAGCGCGCCCAGCGATCCTTGTCGTTCCAGCTATCGGCCGCCCAGCTGGGTATCACCATCACCACGCTGATCACCGGCTACCTGGCCGAACCCGTGCTGGCGCAACTCTTCGAGCCGGCTCTGAGCGCGCTCGGGCTCGGCACCGGCCCCACCACCGCCCTCGCGCTGGCGCTGGCACTGATCCTGGCGACGTCGTTGTCGATGGTCTGTGGCGAACTGGTGCCGAAGAACGTCGCCATCGCCGAGCCGATGGCGACCGCCCGGTTCACCGCGGGCCCGCTGTTGGCGTTTTCGGCATCGTTCGCCTGGGCCATCCATTTCCTCAACGACACCGCGAACCGGGTGATCCGCCGATTCGGCATCGAACCGGCAGAGGAGCTGCGCTCGGCCCGCTCGCCGCAAGAACTCGGTTCGCTGGTGCGCACCTCGGCCCAACGCGGCGCGCTCGATCTCCGGGTAGCCACGCTGGTGGATCGCTCGCTGCAGTTCGGCGAGCGTACCGCCGAGGAACTGATGACCCCACGGGTCAAGATCGTCTCGCTCGCCGTCGACGACACCGTCGACGACCTGGTCGCGACGTCCGCACGCACCGGCTTCTCCCGATTCCCGATCGTCGCCGGCGACCTCGACGACACCCGCGGGTTCGTGCACGTGAAACAGGCGTTCGCGACCCTCCCGGAGCAGCGCGCACAGGTCCGACTCGGCACCATCGTCCAGCGGGTCCTGACCGTGCCGGCGACCCTCGACGGCGATACGGTGCTCGATCGGGTGCGCGCCGACGGGATGCAGGTGGCGTTGGTCATCGACGAGTACGGTGGTACCGCCGGTATCGTCACCATGGAAGACCTGATCGAGGAGATCTTCGGCGATGTCCGGGACGAGCACGACGACACCGTCCTCGACATCCGCCGTGAGGGCGCCGGCTGGACCTGCTCGGGCCTGCTGCGGATCGACGAGGTGACCGCGGAAACCGGATACGCGCCGCCCGACGGCGAATACGAAACCCTGGGCGGCCTGATCCTCGCTCGGCTCGGCCGGATCCCCGTCGAGGGTGATGAAGTGCCGCTCCCCGCGGACGTGCTCGATCCGGAATCGGACGGCTGGTTCGGCCGCGTGCTGGCCATGGACGGTCGTCGGATCGATCGGGTACAGCTCTTCGCCCGCCCCGGTCAGGATGCGGCCGCCGACGTCACCGCGCGCGGCGGTGCCCGATGAACGACCTGTTCGGCGTCCTGCTTGCGGTGGCGCTGCTCGGCGCCAACGCATTCTTCGTCGCCGCCGAGTTCGCTTTGATCTCGGCCCGCCGGGATCGGCTCGAAGCCCTGGTCGCCCAGGGCAAGCGGGGCGCTCGGACGGTGCTGCGGGCCAGCGAGCAGCTGTCGCTGATGCTCGCGGCCGCGCAACTGGGCATCACGATCTGCTCGATTCTGCTCGGCCGGGTCGGTGAACCTGCGTTTGCGCACCTGATCGAGGGGCCGATGGAGTGGGCGGGGGTACCGGCGGCGCTGCTGCACCCGCTGGCATTCGCGATCGCGCTGGCCGTGGTGGTCGTGCTGCATATCCTGCTCGGCGAGATGGTGCCGAAGAACATCGCGTTGGCCGGCCCCGAACGGTCCGCGCTGTTGCTGGTGCCCGCCCACCTGGCGTGGCTCCGGCTGGCCCGGCCACTGATCGGCTTCTACAACCTGTTGGCCAACCTGACCCTGCGAGCACTCGGAATCGATCCGAAAGACGAGCTCGCGGCCACCGTCTCGGCCCTGGAGTTGTCCGAGATGATCGGCGAGTCTCGCTCGGAGGGTCTGCTGGACGAGGAGGAACATCGGCGGCTCACCCAGGCCCTGGAGACCCAGGGGCGAACGGTGACCGATGTGCTGATTCCGCTGGCCGATGCGCATTGCCTGCCGACCGAGCGGGAGGGGGTGCGCCTCGGCGCGATCGAAGCCGCGGTCGTCGACACCGGGTTCTCCCGGTTCCCGATACGCGAATCCGACGGCCTGCTGACCGGATACCTGCACGTCAAGGACGTATTGGAACAAGTCGGCGATGTCCGCGCCGGTCCGAGCACGCTGATTCCACGCGCGGAGATCCGCCCCCTGCCGACGGTGCCGCGTGGCATGACTCTGTACGAGGCGTTGGCGTCGATGCGACAGGCCGGCTCACATCTGGGCCGGGTGGTCGACGCGAACGGGACGACCGTCGGCATCGTCGCACTGGAGGATCTGGTCGAAGAGTTCATCGGCAACGTTCGAGACAGCACCCATCGCCGGGAAGCCGGCTCTGCCGGCAACTGATCAGCGGATAAGCTCGGCATCGGCTACCGACTATCCAGCAGATTTCCCTTCGTATAGACTATTGGTATGTTCTCAAGCGGGAATTAAGCTTGAGGTTGGTATTAGCTGGTTTGTCGCGTGAGCACCCCGGAACCGACCAGGAGTGATCCATGAAGACTGCAGCGCGCCTGGCGGTAGCGGCCGCCGGAGTGATAACCGCAACGGTGGCGCTGACCGCCGGAGCGGCCGATTCCCGCACCGAGAGCGATGCCGGACAATCGGTCGACACCACCACCTCGACGACGCTTGCGCCGCCGAAAGCGGCACAACCGGTCACCGGCACGCAACTGGAACCGGCCTCGACCGACTCCGACTCGGCCGCCGCAACCAGCGTCGGACCGTGCACTTTCGCCAGCAGCACCCGACTGGACGAGGCCGCAGCGGCCGACCCGGTTGCCGACCGACACGGCGGCGTCGG
Above is a genomic segment from Skermania piniformis containing:
- a CDS encoding hemolysin family protein produces the protein MSVALTIVALVGFVGLTAGTALFVAAEFSLTALERSVVEAHARDGDRRARLVQRAQRSLSFQLSAAQLGITITTLITGYLAEPVLAQLFEPALSALGLGTGPTTALALALALILATSLSMVCGELVPKNVAIAEPMATARFTAGPLLAFSASFAWAIHFLNDTANRVIRRFGIEPAEELRSARSPQELGSLVRTSAQRGALDLRVATLVDRSLQFGERTAEELMTPRVKIVSLAVDDTVDDLVATSARTGFSRFPIVAGDLDDTRGFVHVKQAFATLPEQRAQVRLGTIVQRVLTVPATLDGDTVLDRVRADGMQVALVIDEYGGTAGIVTMEDLIEEIFGDVRDEHDDTVLDIRREGAGWTCSGLLRIDEVTAETGYAPPDGEYETLGGLILARLGRIPVEGDEVPLPADVLDPESDGWFGRVLAMDGRRIDRVQLFARPGQDAAADVTARGGAR
- a CDS encoding GuaB1 family IMP dehydrogenase-related protein; protein product: MHFLSGPPPYDLTYDDVFLVPRPTEVTSRFDVDLASADGTGTTIPIVVANMTAVAGRRMAETIARRGGIVILPQDLPIGAVADTVAFVKSRDLVADTPVTLGPDDSVSDASALMHKRSHGAVVIVADGRPIGLATAADCADVDRFTRLSAVLTTEMLTVALSTPPRAVFELLDAAHARLAVLTVDGVLAGVLTRVGAVRAGIYRPAVDAAGRLRIAAAVGINGDVPAKAKALVDAGVDVLVVDTAHGHQAKMAEALAAVRALDLGVPLVAGNVVTAAGTRDLLAAGADIVKVGVGPGAMCTTRMMTGVGRPQFSAVAECAEAAREAGGHVWADGGIRHPRDVALALAAGADNVMIGSWFAGTYESPGDLRFDQNGNPYKESFGMASKRAVAARTAADSSYDRARKSLFEEGISSSRMQLDPDRPGVEDLLDHICSGVRSACTYAGARNLAQLHERALIGVQSAAGFAEGRPLPGGW
- a CDS encoding hemolysin family protein, encoding MNDLFGVLLAVALLGANAFFVAAEFALISARRDRLEALVAQGKRGARTVLRASEQLSLMLAAAQLGITICSILLGRVGEPAFAHLIEGPMEWAGVPAALLHPLAFAIALAVVVVLHILLGEMVPKNIALAGPERSALLLVPAHLAWLRLARPLIGFYNLLANLTLRALGIDPKDELAATVSALELSEMIGESRSEGLLDEEEHRRLTQALETQGRTVTDVLIPLADAHCLPTEREGVRLGAIEAAVVDTGFSRFPIRESDGLLTGYLHVKDVLEQVGDVRAGPSTLIPRAEIRPLPTVPRGMTLYEALASMRQAGSHLGRVVDANGTTVGIVALEDLVEEFIGNVRDSTHRREAGSAGN
- a CDS encoding M56 family metallopeptidase, with the translated sequence MNAAAPVFAALALLLAGPIPAVLAKATWTARVPRAALVLWQAIALAAVLAAFGSGLAIASRLLVVGPDGRPTAEPLREIDALGMPLWLCYVAVLMLTLLIGARLMFAVVRVAIRTRRRRARHRMLVDLLDHSEHGRDSISAGNIRVLDTPEPIAYCVPGRRGRVVLSAGTLDRLADGEIRAILGHERAHLRARHDLVLEAFTAVHEAFPRVVRSESALDSVRLLVELLADDAAVRVSGPRPLARALVACAGARTPQGALAAGGPTTLVRIRRLSGPTHGGRGLAAAVYLSAAAILVVPTLAVALPWLAELNRLFRI